A window from Terriglobales bacterium encodes these proteins:
- a CDS encoding UbiX family flavin prenyltransferase, whose protein sequence is MPNSVAAQNLTIATTGASGSLFLRQLLLAAERDPRVKTVNFIASDNALRVMAEEIGIRGRNQLVNQLLGKASRKIQQHANADIGANVASGSYPADAMIVLPCSVGTLARIANGLAIHLIERAADVCLKEKRPLVLCVRETPLNKIHIRNMYRAADAGATIYPLIPTFYNRPNDFEAVARQFVCRVLAHIGLPQPDAYQWKG, encoded by the coding sequence TTGCCCAACTCCGTGGCAGCCCAGAACCTTACGATTGCCACCACCGGCGCCAGCGGCTCCTTATTCTTAAGGCAACTGCTGCTGGCGGCCGAGCGCGACCCGCGAGTCAAAACCGTAAACTTTATTGCTTCCGATAACGCCCTGCGGGTCATGGCCGAGGAGATCGGAATTCGCGGCCGTAACCAGCTTGTAAATCAGCTACTTGGAAAAGCTTCCCGCAAAATTCAGCAGCACGCCAACGCCGATATCGGGGCCAACGTGGCTAGCGGTTCCTACCCCGCTGATGCCATGATCGTGCTCCCTTGTAGCGTGGGAACCCTCGCCAGAATCGCCAACGGTCTTGCCATCCACCTTATTGAGCGCGCGGCTGACGTCTGCCTGAAGGAGAAGCGCCCGCTGGTGCTCTGCGTACGCGAAACCCCGCTCAACAAGATCCACATCCGCAACATGTACCGGGCCGCGGACGCCGGAGCGACTATCTATCCGCTCATCCCTACTTTTTACAATCGGCCCAACGACTTCGAAGCTGTAGCGCGGCAGTTCGTCTGCCGTGTGCTGGCCCACATCGGCCTGCCTCAACCCGATGCGTACCAATGGAAAGGCTGA